The following are from one region of the Chromobacterium phragmitis genome:
- a CDS encoding VOC family protein — MTPDIQGVDHIHVYARDRAAAEAWYRRVLGLVRVPELAFWSPGRGPLTLANAAGTLKLALFERADAAAGSVIALGVDAAGFLRWREHLGLELGKCPDAVDHDVSWSMYFTDPDGNGYEITSHDYAELAKSLP; from the coding sequence ATGACGCCAGATATCCAAGGCGTGGACCACATCCACGTCTACGCGCGCGACCGCGCCGCCGCCGAAGCCTGGTACCGCCGCGTGCTCGGCCTCGTCCGCGTGCCCGAGCTGGCGTTCTGGAGCCCCGGCCGCGGACCGCTGACGCTGGCCAATGCCGCCGGCACGCTCAAGCTGGCGCTGTTCGAACGCGCCGACGCCGCCGCCGGCTCCGTGATCGCGCTGGGCGTGGACGCGGCCGGCTTCCTGCGCTGGCGCGAACATCTGGGGCTTGAACTGGGCAAATGCCCGGACGCGGTCGACCACGACGTTTCCTGGTCCATGTATTTCACCGACCCCGACGGCAACGGCTACGAGATCACCAGCCATGATTACGCCGAACTAGCGAAAAGTCTGCCCTAA